Genomic DNA from Paenibacillus sp. MBLB1832:
AGTAAGGACGAAATTCTAGCGGATTATTTGAATCAAATCTATTATGGCCACTCTACATATGGCATCGAGACCGCGTCGCAACTATTCTTCGGCAAGCATGCCAGTGAGCTGACTTTAGCAGAGAGTGCGATGATTGCCGGCGTCCCGAAAGGACCTCGCTATTATTCACCTTATTATGATTTGCAAAATGCGATGGATCGCCAGAAGGTCGTGCTTCAGACGATGGTGAACAGCGGCTTCATTACGCAGAGCGCAGCAGACGCGGCAGCTAAGGAGAAGCTGACGATCCAGCCTCTATCGAAGAAAAAGCCTTCGGTCGCCCCATATTTCCGCGACTATGTGCGCAATCTCGCAACCGAGAAGCTCGGCATCTCGGAGGAGCAGTTCGATGAGGGCGGTATCCGGATCTATACCACTCTCGATGAGAATGCGCAGCAAATTGCGGAAAATGTCGTGGCCAAGCAGCTCGAAAGCAAGCCTGAGCTGCAAGCCGCGCTGGTCGCCATCGATCCGAGATCTGGCGAGATTAAAGCGATGGTCGGCGGACGCGACTATGCGGAGAATCAATTCAACCGCGCGCTTTCGAATACGCGGCAGCCTGGCTCTTCCTTCAAGCCATTCGTATATATGGTCGCTTTGCAGAATGGCTATACCCCTGTCACGATGGTCAAGAGTGAACCTACGGTGTTTACTTACGATGAAGGGCGCCAGCAGTATGTACCAAGAAACTTCAATGATCAGTATCCAAATGCGAATATCGATATGCGGCAGGCGATCTCCAAGTCCGATAACATCTACGCGGTGCACACCATCCTCGATGTCGGCCCTCAGAAGGTGATCGACTTCGCCCGCAAGCTCGGCGTGGCTTCACCCATGAAGCCATTGCCTTCCCTCGCATTAGGTTCGTTTCCCGTGAGCCCACTGGAGATGGCTTCGGCTTTCGCCGCCATTGCCGATGAGGGCATCCATCGTGAGCCAACGGCTATTTTACGCATCGAGGACGCGAATGGTGAGGTCTTATATGAAGCGAAGAAGGTGGAAGAACAAGTCATCCCCCCTGCTGTCGCCTATGTTATGACGAATTTAATGGAGAGCGTCTTCGAAGAGGGCGGAACGGGCAACCGTGTTGCCAGCACAATTAAGCGGCCGATCGCTGGCAAAACGGGCACAACCGACACCGATGCCTGGCTGGTCGGCTTCACACCTGAGCTGGCAACCGCCGTCTGGGTTGGCTACGATAAGAGCCGTGCCATTTCGACGGTCGAGTCGCATCTCGCCTCGCCGATCTTCGCGGATTTCACGGAGCAGACGTTGGATGCCATACCTCCGAAGCTGTTTACGGTCCCAGATGGTGTCACCACCGTCTATATTGATCCTGTAAGCGGCAAGCTGTCCAACGAGGACTGCCCGAACGCGAAGATGGAAGCTTTCTTAGCAGGCACGGAACCGACGACGTATTGCACAGGCAAGGCTGCCGATCCGAATGGGACCAATGGTCAAAAATCTGGCTCCAAAGGCGACAACGGCTCCTGGTGGAACGATCTGAAACGCTGGTGGAACGACTAAACCCTGTCATTCCCGGCATGCTATATAACACAAAAAGGCAGAACTAAGCGCGTCTTAGTCTGCCTTTTTGCTGTCCTAGTATATGAGGTAACATACACTAGGGTCTAGTATACCCGCTTCCCCTTAGCCTAACAATGGATGACACATAATGTTCATATTCTCCATAATCGCCCCAAAAAGCTTACGATAACGCATCCTTCAGCGTTTGGTCCGAGCGATTCCACCAGTCTTCGTTGTGTGCGATCAGACAAGTGCGCAACGCTTCACGCTCCTTGTCGGACAAACCCTCCAGTACGAATTTACGCTTCATTGCGGCATCCATCTTGTTCACATGATCGGCCAAGATCTTCCATCCGCGGCGCGCTTCGGTATCAATCAACATCTCGCACGCCGACATCCCTGCGTAGTAAGCACCGTCTTCCGCGCGATCTACCGCGACCCAAACGATCCACGCTTTGCGGCCATTTGGAACTTCCTCTTTATTCATCGAGAACTTAATCCCTTTCTCGATCTTGCTCTTCGCATGAAGGGTCCCTTCATCCAGGTAGGCTTCTTCACCATCGATAATAACGCCAGATACGTTGCTAAGGTCAATCGCACCTGCGCCGAATCCTTTATGATTGACTTTGGAACTTACTATATTTAAGGCTAGCTTCTTTTTATCCGCTTCCATGAGTTCACCTTCCACTTTCACCTAAGTTAAAATGACGACTTGCTATTATTGTAGCGAAAGTCATTCAGCAGAACAAGAGGCGGGGGCTTACATCGCCTATTTCCGAGATTTCTTTATCCCGCAGAAATATTCCCTAGGTTGTCTACATATACATGCTGTAGATGCTTGTTTAGGCGGGGTGAATCTCATGATTAATCTATTCAATAGCCGCAAAGTACAGTGGATTGCCGTCATGCTGCTGGCTGCCGGCGCCGTGTTTATAACGGACACGTTGCTCCCTTCCACACCACGAGGGATTGTTCCCGTCGTTTCCAAAGAGGTTCCTTTGGCGAAGTCACCGGACATGCGGTCTGCCGATAGCGGGAACCCCGTAGAAACATCAACACCGCTTAGCTATCGCATTGCTGAATATCACATGAACGTTACTTACATTCCTGAAACACAGCAGCTCCAAGGACAGCAAACCCTCACATGGGAAAATCCAGGGTCTGTACCTGTGAATGACATCTATTTTCATCTCTACCCGAATGCGTTCGCCTCGAAGAAAACGACGTTCATGCGGGAATCGGGCGGCAAGCTGCGCGAGGACGAAGCCAAAGCTGACAGCGGCGGCAGCATGGAGCTGTTATCTGTAAAATCCGATGAAGGCAATGACCTCACCAAACGGATGACGTTCGTACAGCCAGATGACGGCAATAAGGACGACCATACGTTACTCAAAATTCCACTCACGAAACCCGTCGGTCCTGGGGAACGCGTTACGATCCGAACCGAATTCCTGGTGAAGCTGCCCGTTGCCTTTGCCCGGATGGGTTATGTGGACGACTTCGTCATGGCAGGGCAATGGTTTCCGAAAGTTGCGGCCTACGAGCGCAAAGGTACGCGCGGCCGGACCGAGCCTGGTTGGGACCTCCATCAATATCATGGGAATTCGGAGTTCTATGCCGACTTCGGGATGTATGATGTGAAAATTCAAGTGCCCGCCAATTACACGGTAGCCGCTACTGGCTTCCCAGTGAAGCCAGCTGTGACCGATAAGGGTATGAAGACGTACCAATTTTATGCGGAAGATGTCCATGATTTCGCTTGGTCCGCCTCCCCCCATTTCGTCTATGTCGAGGAACCTTTCTCGGCGCCGCAAGTGCCAGGAGTTAAGATTAAGCTATATCTCGATCCGAACCATCAAGACTTGAAGGATCGCTATATGTACGCTGCCAAAAAAGCGCTAGCGCGCTACAGCCAGTGGTACGGAACGTATCCGTACTCGACCCTTTCCATTGTCGTGCCTCCTGCCGGCGGGAATGGCGCTGGCGGGATGGAGTATCCCACATTAGTAACGGCTTGGGGAGCATCCGACAAAGATCCAGATCTGGAACTCGAGCGTGTCGTCGTCCACGAAATTGGCCATCAATTTTTCTACGGACTCGTGGCCAGCAATGAATTCGAAGAAGCGTGGCTCGATGAAGGCTTTACATCTTATGCCGAGGACAAGGTGATGGAAGCGGAGTATGGCGATAAGCCGAATTTAGCCGTTGAATCCAGCTACATTACCTCACCGAATGCGCTGCGCAAAGACGCATGGGCCTATACCGGGCATGAGCAGTACGCTGAAAATGTGTATACGCGCGGCAAGCTTGTACTAAAGGCGATTGAGCAGCAAGTGGGCACCAAAGTCATGGACCGCATCATGAAAACCTACTTCCAGCGGTGGCAGTTCAAGCATCCGTCTACGAAGGATTTTCAGCAAGTTGTGGAGGATGTCAGCAAGACGAAGTGGGATGATTTCTTCAACCAATATGTGTATGGCGATAGGATGATGGATTATTCGGTTGAAAGCGTGCAGATCAAGCCTCAAGGCAGTAAGGGCTCCGAGACGTACGAAAGTACCGTCCGCATTGTGAAACATGGCGGCAATTCACCAGAAGTGCCGATTCAGTTCCATTTTGCTGATGGGACGTCGCTGGATAAAACATGGGATGGCAAAGACAGCTCCATCGAATTCAAATTTACGAACGCCTCCCCCGTCGACTGGGTGCGGATCGATCCAACCTATACGCTCGTGCTGGAGAATAAGCATATCAACAACTTTTATCAAACGGAGTTAAATACGAAATGGCAAATACGGTGGAATCTCGGCCTCGCCCAGTTCCTGCAAGCTCTGTTCGGCTCAGTCGCCTGGTAAGCGCGCAGCTCATGAAGTACGACAAACTCTGAGCCCGCTTACGAAGCCAGTTTTCTAAAGAAAACTTTGAGGAGGGACCTCGTTGGCAACCTATATCAAATCCGGCTTCAGGGCAGCGATGCAACAGCCTTTTGCCACGATCATGCTTTTCCTGTACCAAATGGGCTGGGGGGTGCTTCTGTATAAGGGGATTCAGGGCGTCCTCGTCCCCCTCATGCATCGCTTTCCGGGCAGCGAGCAGCCTAAGCAAGCACTGCAGCTTTTCTTAGCTGAAGGTCAATTTCAGTTATTAAAAACGGATCTTAGCCACTCCTACCTAGGATGGCTGGCGTTCCTGCTATGCGTGCGTATGCTGCTCACCCCCCTCCTGAATGGCGGTGTCTATTATTCGCTGACGCACACCGAGCAGAATGCCGGCTATCGCTTCTTTCGTGGCATGAAAAAGCTCGTGCTTCCCTTCTTATTCGTGTATCTGATCCGCATCGTGCTGACACTGCTGCCGTTGATCTGGCTTTTCCCTAAGGCCAAATGGATTCTAGCCCACAGCTCTTCCTATGAACAGCTGGCGCTGAACTTGCTGCCTTGGATTCTCGGCTTTATGATGTATGGCTTTCTCTTGCAGCTGCTGTTCATGTATATCCAATTTGCGCTTGCAGCTGAGCTTGGCGTCCTTTCGACAGTCATTTCCTTTTTCCGACATTCGATCCCCATTATCGGACTTGCCGTTTCCTTACTTCTCATCTCAGGACTTCTGGCGGGCGTCACGGTAACGGCGACTTATGTGTGGGCTGGACTAGTCGCGCTGCTCATTTATCAGCTGTATCCGCTGTTCCACATTTTCATCCAAATCTGGAGCATCACCTCCCAATATCAGCTACTTTCTGCCAAAATATCCAATTAACATCCAGCAAATTCGTCTATTTGTACAATAAAGTCCCTTTCGCCAAAGAAAGGGGCTTTTTTTTGTCTGTTTTCCGAACAATTGGGCTTTTTTTTCGCCTATTTTGCCAAACAAAAAGAGGATTTTCTTTGTTTATGACGAATTACATGATCTAGCATCAAAAAACCAAATATTTCATGCCGAATTCCTCAGTTTATGGGGAAACGGGGGAACCACTCCGGGTGAATTGATCTTGCAAGACAGGGATCATAGGGAACCTTCAACCGAACCCTCCAGCTAACCTCGTAGGCACCGGAAGGAGACAAGCAGTTGAAGAACGTTGTTACTCTTGTTTTTAGTCTTGTTTTGTTTTTGAGTGTGAGTGTAGGAAGCGTTTTCGCGTCGTCCACCATGGACAGCGCCGTCGATGACCTCATGGGAACTCCGTACAAATGGGCTGGCACAACAACCAAAGGGTTTGATTGCTCTGGGTTCACGTCCTACCTATTCAGCGAGTTCGGCATCGACATTCCGCACAGCTCTAAATCCCAAAACAAAGAAGGCTACTGGATCGACAAAAGTGAACTTCGTAAGGGCGATCTCGTATTTTTCAACACGGATGGCAGCGGTATCTCTCACGTAGGGATGTACCTGGGCAATGGTGAATTCGTTCACTCCGCCACAAACCAAGGTGTTGTTAAGAATAAGTTGAGCGAATCCTACTACGCGAAGCGGTATGTGTCAGCCAGACGAGTTCTGTGGGATGATATCTACAACCAACTAACTGCTGAATCCAATTAATCTTCTCATCACAGGAATGAAGCCCTTAAGCTTACTCCCAGGAGTAGCCTTACGGGCTTTATTCATTTGTGCATGCCGTTCAGCGGAGCACCCCACCCTGCTGTGGAGAAAAAGGTGAATGAGAAATTGCTAGCCAGTATGCAATTGAACGGCAAGTCCCCCATCGCCGCTGTTGGCGTCGAAGTGCAGGAATGCTGGGTGCATTGCAGCCGAGCGCTGAAAATGTCGAAGATTTGGGAAACCGACAACTGGGTGCCTGAGCAAGAGCAGCCAGATGGCATGGACATGTTCCCCGCCCATGTGGCGATGAATGGCATCGTGCTGGATGAATAGCTTGAGGTGCAGATGGGGCAGTGCGGGATGCTCCTGATACCTTCCAAAAGTTATAACTTGACACACCATGTTAGCCGTCCTATAATTACGGCAACTTGTTTTCTAGGGTTCCGCAGCCTCACAGGCTGGGCTGGTCCGAGAGAAAACGCACAGCGAATACGCTGTGGTCACGGAGGGAGAAAAGCCCGGGAGTCATCGCGCATGCGATTAAACTCTCGGGCTTTTCTCTACATGCCGTGGCTTCTACATCATGAAGGAGTGATTACGTATGGCATGGTTATTTCTCGTTATTGCGGGTGTGTTCGAGGTGGTGTGGGCTATCTCATTGAAATATTCCAATGGATTTACCAAACTTGTCCCGTCAGCGATCACCTTAGCAGGCATGGGGGTTAGCTTCTACTTCCTTGCTGTTGCTACCAAAACACTGCCCATCGGCACCGCCTATGCGGCATGGACGGGGATCGGCGCCGTCGGCGCGATCATCATCGGGACGATGTTCCTAGATGAGCCGATTAGTCTGCTGCGCATCTTGTTCATGGTGCTGATTTTGGTTGGTGTGCTGGGGTTAAAGTTTACATCTGGGCATTAGCGGCGGTGCCAGCGCGGGCTACTTCACCGTGTAGCTCACATACCAGAAGCTGCCCCCCACGAAGATTCGCAAATGCTCAGAGAGCGGGCGAAAGATCTCATTTAACTCTTCATAGCTAAAGTAGTTCTTCAGAATCTCATGCATGGAGCCGTCAGCCAGCTCGCGTCGCTTGTAGGTGTCTTCGCTATCCTCACGCGTGATTAGCTCGCCGCCTCTACCTGCAACATAGACGTTATCCGCAATGAGCACCTGTGCGCCGCTGCCCAGTCGAGCATGAAAGCCTTGGAGAAAGCTCTCGATCCGATTCCGCGGGATATGCGAGAACCAGAAGTTTGCTAGTCCGAAATCGAATTCCCCTCGAATCGCAGACAGCTCGTAGGCATCCCCTTCGATGAAGGTGGCATTTCTCTTCGGCCACGATTTTGACTCCGCGATGTGGAGCACTTCAGGTCGAATGTCGACGCCGACCAGCTGTGCAGCGGTTTCTGCAGCGATTTGCGACCAATAGCCCGTGCCACAAGCAATCTCCAGGACGCGGCGTCCCTTCACTTGATGCGTTAGCACACCTGCGAGCATCGCCAGCTCTTGCTGAAACTCCGCATCCTCGCGGTGATAAATCCGTTCATACTCCTCAGCTCGCGCCCCGTAGTAGGCTTGCATGCTCAGCTTCTCTTCGCTGAGAAGCGCCTGTTTCTCCTTCACTTCGTGAAGGATGCGATGCCTTGCCGATAATAAATCAGCGAAAATCGCGCCGCCCTGAGCAGCATAATTCGCAAGCAGCCCCTGCGTCGCCATCACGATCAGTTGAGTCATCGACAACCCCGTTTCCTCTGCCATCCCCTCCAAGTCTGACTTCACTTTTTCTGGCAAATACACCGAAAGTCTTTTCGTCTTATCATGCTTATCTTCCAAGGTCATCCGCCTCCTTTTCGAGGTATTATAACATATAATATGTACCATAATGACACATTTAATGAGTAAACCGTACCACACAAAACCAAAAAAAGCCGAATCCCCGTCACCACGACGAAAGACTCGACTTCCTGATTACATCAATTGGCGCTCTTCCCCATATCTTCGTTTCAACTGACTCAAGAAGAACTGAAGGGACAGGAACAGCAAAGCGAAGCATGTGCCGCTGCTAAGAATGATCCACGGATGCAGACGTATGTAACGCGATCCGTAGGCGATTAGCGACAACCATTCCCCCGAGGTGCTAATCGTGATTTGGAATCCAGCCTCCTCATCGCCAATGGTCTCCGTGCCACCAAGTACGATATGGAAGACAGCAAGCTGCCCCAGAAGGAAAAGCACCTGCATGAATTCGCTGAGGAAAATGAACATCATTTCATTGCGCATCGAAGGGACGATATGCCGCAGCGTCCGATGCCAGAACGAACCGCCCATTAAGCGGGACGCTTCAATAAACATTTTGCAGCGATAATAACGAGTCCGGTCTGCGATCTGATGCGCCAGCGGAAACAAGCCGATCAACGTGACTAAAATAATAAACGTGAGGCTGAATATCAGCTGATTGTGCGGGTCTGCTTTGGCTCCAAGATCGAGCCTAAGTCCATAATACATCCCCGCCAGTGGCGGATAGAGAAAAATGAACGCTGGCACCGCCGCAATCGCCCACTGCAAAGAGCGGAGTAACCCTCGGGTTCGGCCCGTCATGCCGCTCCATAAGCCCCACGGCAAAGCGAAAGCAAAACGAAGCAGGGTCAGACCCAGCGCCGTTCCGAGGGTGTATTTTAACCCATTCAATAGTAAGCTCAGCATATCGTAGCCCCGATGATCAGTCCCCAACAGGAACGTGCCGTTCGGTGCATAAGGCGGAATGCTGTATCTTGTTTTACCGTCTGCTTGGTATTGAATCATGTTGATTTTATCCTCAGGCGAGATGCCATGGGGCTTCAACCAGGACCCGAACACCATCACAAGCAGGAACAGCGCTAGGAAAGCAATTGATAGATAAAACGCGGTAGAAGGACGTTTCCTCATGCTTTCGCCACCTCCCCTGGACGAACGACAAACCGTTTCCGCAGCAAGGCATAGAGCAGATGGAAGGCCATGGCGACCAAACCGAGTACGACGCAAATCGCCGACATGGAGGTAATCCCTTGATACACAGGTAAAATGATAAAGCCACCCAAGCCGCCAATCCCGCAAATCGCTTCCGCGACGGCCATACTAGCTAGGGCTAACGTTGTCGCTCTAGGCAGAATTGCCAGCACATCCTCCATCACATTGCGCAGCACATGAGCGAATAGTACCTCGCGACGTGTCAAACCTTTAGCCAGTGCCGTCACGACGTAATCTTGGCCGAGTTCACGCGTTATCGCAACGCGCAGTGTCCCGTAAATCGTCACGGAAGGAATCAACGCAATCGTTAGAAAAGGAATCAAAAACGGCGTACGATCCCCCACCTGTACGATCAACAGGACATAATGTCCGAGCAGCTTCGTGGCGTAAATCGCCCCCAATTGAATCAACACAATTAAGAAAAAGTCCGGCAACCCCACCAGCAAAGCATGGAGCCCATCAAGCACGGTACCGATTCGCCTCGACATGGATGCCCACAGCGCCATAAGCACACTGAGCAGAATGGCCAGCAACAAGCCTGGGATGAAATAGGTGCACGTTTTTAAAAGCATTTGGGGGATCGCATATGAAATCGCTACCTCTTTGCGCGTGTATGGATCACGATATT
This window encodes:
- a CDS encoding C40 family peptidase; this translates as MDSAVDDLMGTPYKWAGTTTKGFDCSGFTSYLFSEFGIDIPHSSKSQNKEGYWIDKSELRKGDLVFFNTDGSGISHVGMYLGNGEFVHSATNQGVVKNKLSESYYAKRYVSARRVLWDDIYNQLTAESN
- a CDS encoding YwhD family protein; protein product: MEADKKKLALNIVSSKVNHKGFGAGAIDLSNVSGVIIDGEEAYLDEGTLHAKSKIEKGIKFSMNKEEVPNGRKAWIVWVAVDRAEDGAYYAGMSACEMLIDTEARRGWKILADHVNKMDAAMKRKFVLEGLSDKEREALRTCLIAHNEDWWNRSDQTLKDALS
- a CDS encoding methyltransferase domain-containing protein, which encodes MEDKHDKTKRLSVYLPEKVKSDLEGMAEETGLSMTQLIVMATQGLLANYAAQGGAIFADLLSARHRILHEVKEKQALLSEEKLSMQAYYGARAEEYERIYHREDAEFQQELAMLAGVLTHQVKGRRVLEIACGTGYWSQIAAETAAQLVGVDIRPEVLHIAESKSWPKRNATFIEGDAYELSAIRGEFDFGLANFWFSHIPRNRIESFLQGFHARLGSGAQVLIADNVYVAGRGGELITREDSEDTYKRRELADGSMHEILKNYFSYEELNEIFRPLSEHLRIFVGGSFWYVSYTVK
- a CDS encoding M1 family metallopeptidase, producing the protein MINLFNSRKVQWIAVMLLAAGAVFITDTLLPSTPRGIVPVVSKEVPLAKSPDMRSADSGNPVETSTPLSYRIAEYHMNVTYIPETQQLQGQQTLTWENPGSVPVNDIYFHLYPNAFASKKTTFMRESGGKLREDEAKADSGGSMELLSVKSDEGNDLTKRMTFVQPDDGNKDDHTLLKIPLTKPVGPGERVTIRTEFLVKLPVAFARMGYVDDFVMAGQWFPKVAAYERKGTRGRTEPGWDLHQYHGNSEFYADFGMYDVKIQVPANYTVAATGFPVKPAVTDKGMKTYQFYAEDVHDFAWSASPHFVYVEEPFSAPQVPGVKIKLYLDPNHQDLKDRYMYAAKKALARYSQWYGTYPYSTLSIVVPPAGGNGAGGMEYPTLVTAWGASDKDPDLELERVVVHEIGHQFFYGLVASNEFEEAWLDEGFTSYAEDKVMEAEYGDKPNLAVESSYITSPNALRKDAWAYTGHEQYAENVYTRGKLVLKAIEQQVGTKVMDRIMKTYFQRWQFKHPSTKDFQQVVEDVSKTKWDDFFNQYVYGDRMMDYSVESVQIKPQGSKGSETYESTVRIVKHGGNSPEVPIQFHFADGTSLDKTWDGKDSSIEFKFTNASPVDWVRIDPTYTLVLENKHINNFYQTELNTKWQIRWNLGLAQFLQALFGSVAW
- a CDS encoding transglycosylase domain-containing protein; amino-acid sequence: MSENEKSRQPTSETGQSRAKGEIPASMRWMRRIKKTFSFFFTCGLLLLIGTAIFLVYLRSQTLPVTKMLQTSQMYDVHGEVIDTFYSGQNRQIVPLSEISPNLIHATLAVEDQHFYDHFGVDLKAVARAAIVNVQAMAKVQGAGTITQQLARNLYLTHDRTWTRKFKETVYAVQMEMQLSKDEILADYLNQIYYGHSTYGIETASQLFFGKHASELTLAESAMIAGVPKGPRYYSPYYDLQNAMDRQKVVLQTMVNSGFITQSAADAAAKEKLTIQPLSKKKPSVAPYFRDYVRNLATEKLGISEEQFDEGGIRIYTTLDENAQQIAENVVAKQLESKPELQAALVAIDPRSGEIKAMVGGRDYAENQFNRALSNTRQPGSSFKPFVYMVALQNGYTPVTMVKSEPTVFTYDEGRQQYVPRNFNDQYPNANIDMRQAISKSDNIYAVHTILDVGPQKVIDFARKLGVASPMKPLPSLALGSFPVSPLEMASAFAAIADEGIHREPTAILRIEDANGEVLYEAKKVEEQVIPPAVAYVMTNLMESVFEEGGTGNRVASTIKRPIAGKTGTTDTDAWLVGFTPELATAVWVGYDKSRAISTVESHLASPIFADFTEQTLDAIPPKLFTVPDGVTTVYIDPVSGKLSNEDCPNAKMEAFLAGTEPTTYCTGKAADPNGTNGQKSGSKGDNGSWWNDLKRWWND
- a CDS encoding ABC transporter permease subunit, translated to MRKRPSTAFYLSIAFLALFLLVMVFGSWLKPHGISPEDKINMIQYQADGKTRYSIPPYAPNGTFLLGTDHRGYDMLSLLLNGLKYTLGTALGLTLLRFAFALPWGLWSGMTGRTRGLLRSLQWAIAAVPAFIFLYPPLAGMYYGLRLDLGAKADPHNQLIFSLTFIILVTLIGLFPLAHQIADRTRYYRCKMFIEASRLMGGSFWHRTLRHIVPSMRNEMMFIFLSEFMQVLFLLGQLAVFHIVLGGTETIGDEEAGFQITISTSGEWLSLIAYGSRYIRLHPWIILSSGTCFALLFLSLQFFLSQLKRRYGEERQLM
- a CDS encoding ABC transporter permease subunit; the protein is MKSAGRWLLLGLVTLIGIFLLSNIRQMFLAVQPDQIKVTVNSSISMQKVSEMLPGSHILNEKNGLLQVPYGKFWEYQGTAMTIKGVLRSSVVPLDAPVISWRYYTYTVKDQLTHFLHGDLGKYRDPYTRKEVAISYAIPQMLLKTCTYFIPGLLLAILLSVLMALWASMSRRIGTVLDGLHALLVGLPDFFLIVLIQLGAIYATKLLGHYVLLIVQVGDRTPFLIPFLTIALIPSVTIYGTLRVAITRELGQDYVVTALAKGLTRREVLFAHVLRNVMEDVLAILPRATTLALASMAVAEAICGIGGLGGFIILPVYQGITSMSAICVVLGLVAMAFHLLYALLRKRFVVRPGEVAKA
- the sugE gene encoding quaternary ammonium compound efflux SMR transporter SugE, with product MAWLFLVIAGVFEVVWAISLKYSNGFTKLVPSAITLAGMGVSFYFLAVATKTLPIGTAYAAWTGIGAVGAIIIGTMFLDEPISLLRILFMVLILVGVLGLKFTSGH